One Lytechinus pictus isolate F3 Inbred chromosome 12, Lp3.0, whole genome shotgun sequence genomic region harbors:
- the LOC129272825 gene encoding ras-related protein Rab-31-like, protein MLGVSGPIAYGIVAENMPQKDMKVCFLGSYCVGKTSITQRFVKGRFDEEYISTIGAAFLSKSLFFQNIEYRFALWDTAGQERFRSLAPLTYRSAAAALIVYDITKQDSFDEVDFWLSELRREGPEGILIYVIGNKVDLEAFRVVDQEVAEKFAQTKGAFHFHTSAKTGQGVEEMFFNLCQMDFTKTSLKENGCMHHQNTIDVSNSTNSDVNNGGHRDRCRCRNT, encoded by the exons ATGCTTGGAGTATCTGGTCCGATAGCCTACGGTATTGTCGCTGAGAATATGCCGCAGAAAGATATGAAAGTATGCTTCCTTGGG tCCTATTGTGTTGGGAAAACCAGTATAACCCAAAGATTCGTCAAAGGAAGATTTGATGAGGAATATATCAGCACTATCGG AGCTGCATTCTTGTCAAAATCACTCTTCTTTCAAAACATCGAATATCGCTTTGCATTATGGGATACAGCGGGGCAAGAAagg TTCCGTTCATTGGCCCCTCTGACGTACAGATCTGCAGCCGCCGCATTAATAGTTTATGACATCACGAAAcag gATTCTTTCGATGAGGTTGATTTCTGGTTATCAGAGCTGAGGCGGGAAGGTCCTGAAGGAATCTTGATTTATGTGATTGGGAATAAAGTAGATCTTGAAGCATTCCGTGTAGTAGATCAGGAAGTAGCAGAGAAATTCGCCCAAactaaaggggcatttcattttcataccagCGCCAAAACGGGCCAGGGTGTCGAGGAAATGTTTTTTAATCTTT GTCAAATGGATTTCACTAAGAcgtcattaaaagaaaatggatgCATGCATCATCAAAACACCATCGATGTATCAAATTCAACTAATTCAGATGTAAACAATGGCGGTCATCGAGATCGATGTCGATGTCGGAACacatga
- the LOC135156168 gene encoding uncharacterized protein LOC135156168, with product MEKKSGDGTPSNAARKYKYSEAMEFLLPHIHNRETSSILDPVFDVDTPGEACTKQEETEQENGDICPQRGSGFIVIVLRHVRNISPVFKSQIHFKSRRQCCSIFKAAIVMVTT from the exons ATGGAGAAGAAGAGTGGTGACGGAACTCCCTCAAATGCAGCACGTAAATACAAGTACAGTGAGGCAATGGAATTCCTACTTCCCCACATACATAATCGAGA AACAAGTTCAATCTTGGATCCTGTGTTTGATGTGGACACACCAGGAGAAGCCTGTACCAAACAGGAAGAAACTGAGCAGGAGAATGGTGACATCTGTCCACAACGTGGGTCAGGCTTCATCGTCATCGTCCTCAGGCACGTCCGCAACATCAGTCCAGTCTTCAAGTCCCAAATTCACTTCAAATCGAGGAGACAATGTTGCAGTATTTTCAAAGCAGCGATAGTCATGGTGACAACATAA
- the LOC129273327 gene encoding ras-related protein Rab-28-like, with product MDMGDRKSEDNILAKPNPKSITSLATRYSQEQFGKQYQQTVGLDFFLKRVCIGENTHVSLQVWDIGGQTLGGKMLENYLYGAHGVLMVYDITNYSSFENIEDWFQKLKDVLKDADKFPHVALVGNKADLEHMRTVKAEKHQKLCQEHNLSSHFVSAKTGDSVNLCFQKIAADILGIKLTKAEIQNNTRVVKAEVLKSREEPVPRPMSSHTRSSMCSVM from the exons ATGGATATGGGGGACAGGAAGTCAGAGGATAACATTCTGGCAAAGCCAAATCCAAAAAGTATT ACATCTCTTGCAACGCGTTACTCTCAGGAGCAATTTGGTAAACAGTATCAACAAACCGTGGGTCTGGACTTCTTTCTCAAGAGAGTATGCATTGGAG AAAACACTCATGTTTCATTGCAAGTCTGGGATATTGGAGGACAGACACTAGGAGGAAAGATGCTTGAAAACTATTTGTATGGAGCTCAT GGAGTTTTAATggtatatgacatcacaaactACAGCAGCTTTGAGAACATAGAAGATTGGTTTCAGAAGCTTAAAGATGTTCTCAAGGATGCAGACAAGTTCCCACATGTTGCTCTCGTGGGTAATAAAG CTGATTTGGAGCATATGAGGACAGTGAAAGCTGAGAAACATCAAAAGTTATGTCAAGAACACAATCTATCTAGCCATTTTGTCTCTGCAAAGACGGGTGATTCA GTGAATTTATGTTTCCAGAAAATAGCTGCTGATATCCTAGGGATCAAACTCACTAAAGCTGAAATCCAAAACAACACT CGAGTTGTCAAAGCTGAAGTACTCAAATCGAGAGAGGAGCCTGTACCAAGACCGATGTCATCACACACGCGGAGTTCAATGTGTTCTGTCATGTGA